The following are encoded together in the Acidobacteriota bacterium genome:
- the lepA gene encoding elongation factor 4 yields MNPEKIRNFSIIAHIDHGKTTLSDRLLERTGALSKREMHDQVLDDMDLERERGITIKARSVALRYTSKAGEEYLLNLIDTPGHVDFSYEVSRSLSACEGAILVVDATQGVEAQTLANAYLAIENHLEIIPVINKIDLPSAEPERIKEQIADLNGVDTKHTVLASAKEGIGIDDILEAIVELIPHPPGSPQAPFRALIFDSWYDIYRGVIMLVRVLDGSVADRMRIRLMAMGTTHDVEEVGVYTPKMKRTERLGVGEVGYIIGNLKDVKECQIGDTVTDDKNPTTIPFPGFRPIKPMVFAGLYPLDDTGYDMLRDALEKLHLNDSSLFFEPESSIALGLGFRCGFLGLLHMEIIQARLEREFGIDLLTTAPSVSYRVMNSKGEILEISNPKEMPPAGEIEVIEEPLITALIITPPEYLGAIFSLTEDRRGSQKEMKYLSPQRVMLTYELPLNEVVLDFHDRLKSISRGYASLDYHLSGYRDADLVKLDILVNGDPVDALSLIVHKEKSYLRGRALAEKMREVIPRQMFEVVIQASIGARVIARETVKALRKNVLAKCYGGDISRKRKLLEKQKEGKKRMKRVGKVDIPQEAFLAILKI; encoded by the coding sequence ATGAATCCCGAGAAGATCCGCAATTTTTCCATCATCGCGCACATCGATCACGGGAAGACGACCCTCTCCGACCGTCTCCTCGAGCGCACCGGCGCGCTCAGCAAGCGCGAGATGCACGATCAGGTCCTCGACGACATGGACCTCGAGCGCGAGCGCGGCATCACCATCAAGGCCCGCTCCGTCGCGCTGCGCTACACGTCGAAGGCGGGTGAGGAGTACCTCCTCAACCTGATCGACACCCCCGGTCACGTCGACTTCTCGTACGAGGTGAGCCGATCGCTCTCGGCGTGCGAGGGGGCCATCCTCGTCGTCGACGCGACGCAGGGGGTCGAGGCGCAGACCCTCGCCAACGCCTACCTCGCGATCGAGAACCACCTCGAGATCATCCCGGTCATCAACAAGATCGATCTTCCGTCCGCCGAGCCCGAGCGCATCAAGGAGCAGATCGCCGACCTGAACGGGGTCGACACCAAGCACACGGTCCTCGCGTCGGCGAAGGAGGGGATCGGGATCGACGACATCCTCGAGGCGATCGTCGAGCTGATCCCCCACCCGCCCGGATCTCCCCAGGCGCCGTTCCGCGCCCTGATCTTCGACTCCTGGTACGACATCTACCGGGGGGTGATCATGCTCGTGCGCGTGCTGGACGGCTCCGTCGCCGACAGGATGCGCATCCGGCTCATGGCGATGGGGACGACCCACGACGTCGAGGAGGTCGGCGTCTACACGCCGAAGATGAAGCGCACGGAGCGGCTCGGCGTGGGCGAAGTCGGCTACATCATCGGCAATCTCAAGGACGTGAAAGAGTGCCAGATCGGCGACACCGTCACCGACGACAAGAACCCGACGACGATCCCCTTCCCGGGCTTCCGGCCGATCAAGCCGATGGTCTTCGCGGGCCTCTACCCCCTCGACGACACCGGCTACGACATGCTTCGCGACGCCCTCGAGAAGCTCCACCTGAACGATTCGTCCCTCTTCTTCGAGCCGGAGTCCTCCATCGCGCTCGGCCTGGGTTTCCGCTGCGGCTTCCTCGGCCTCCTCCACATGGAGATCATCCAGGCCCGCCTCGAGCGCGAGTTCGGGATCGATCTGCTCACGACGGCGCCGAGCGTGTCGTACCGGGTGATGAACTCGAAAGGGGAGATCCTCGAGATATCGAACCCGAAGGAGATGCCCCCCGCCGGCGAGATCGAGGTGATCGAGGAGCCGCTCATCACGGCGCTCATCATCACGCCGCCCGAGTACCTGGGGGCCATTTTCTCGCTCACCGAGGACCGGCGCGGCTCGCAGAAGGAGATGAAGTACCTGTCTCCGCAGAGAGTCATGCTGACGTACGAGCTGCCGCTGAACGAGGTGGTGCTCGACTTCCACGACCGGCTGAAGTCGATCTCGCGCGGGTACGCCTCGCTCGACTACCACCTCTCGGGCTACCGCGACGCGGATCTCGTCAAGCTCGACATCCTCGTCAACGGCGACCCGGTCGACGCGCTGTCCCTCATCGTCCACAAGGAGAAGTCCTACCTCCGCGGGCGCGCCCTGGCCGAGAAGATGCGGGAGGTGATCCCGAGACAGATGTTCGAGGTCGTCATCCAGGCCTCCATCGGCGCCCGGGTCATCGCCCGCGAGACCGTCAAGGCGCTCAGGAAGAACGTCCTCGCGAAGTGCTACGGGGGCGACATCAGCCGGAAGCGCAAGCTCCTCGAGAAGCAGAAAGAAGGGAAGAAGCGCATGAAGCGCGTCGGCAAGGTCGATATTCCCCAGGAGGCGTTTCTCGCCATCCTCAAGATATGA